In Myxococcus stipitatus, a single window of DNA contains:
- a CDS encoding M12 family metallopeptidase encodes MGLCALALGAGGCGGVEAGSETSFQERAFPGRVGEARRARVRTLSGEREVTYELVDGERVFQGDILLGDEDVGEVREAVVEELAATRTRAKARWPGGVVPYTLDPALPAPQRVLAAMSHWEAHTRLRFVPRTTQADYVTFRSGNGCSSNVGRMGGQQFVTLGSGCTTGNALHEIGHVLGLWHEQARADRDRHVRVHLENVEEGYAYAFDTFVQRGEDGRSAGPYRIDSLMHYASDAFSANGLPTLTLLDGTPFYANREVPTAGDICAVRRLHGFGRHSDLDGDGRAELVIGAPGEDVGTGVDQGAVSIFMGAAGGLGSTGLWLHRDVAGVEDVAADGDRFGAAVAVGDFNGDCLADVAVGVPGDDVNGIVDAGSVHVFPGSFHGVDLAADRVLHQNTPGIPDSAELGDQFGATLAVGDFNGDGYDDLAVGVPFEDYGSSAIDSGLVTVVYGSAAGLTATGARSWSQASAQVLEVTENGDRFGSALAAGDFDGDGFDELAVGVPFEDVGAVPDVGAVNVLRGSIDGLSSAGNQLWSAGGAGVPGSVSEGVRFGSALAAGDFDGDGRSELAIGSPGQTVGVAPRAGAVTVLRGDASGLVSTGAVAWSQDSAGISDVAEVGDGFGSALVVEDFDGDGHADLAVGVPSESVGAVVGAGLVHVLYGAPGGLSGAREQVWSQAGSAVDDGPETLDVFGNCLATGDFDGDGDAELAVGAPYEDLEWVVDSGVVHVLYSAGASGLSRVGEQRVSHAPSGETERGDAVETGDVFGLGL; translated from the coding sequence ATGGGGTTGTGTGCGCTCGCGCTGGGGGCGGGAGGTTGCGGCGGCGTCGAGGCGGGCTCCGAGACCTCGTTCCAGGAGCGCGCGTTCCCCGGCCGTGTCGGCGAGGCGCGCAGGGCGCGTGTCCGCACCCTGTCGGGCGAGCGCGAGGTGACGTACGAGCTCGTCGATGGGGAGCGCGTCTTCCAGGGAGACATCCTGCTCGGAGACGAGGACGTGGGCGAGGTGCGCGAGGCGGTGGTGGAGGAGTTGGCCGCCACGAGGACGCGTGCGAAGGCGCGCTGGCCCGGCGGCGTGGTGCCCTACACGTTGGACCCGGCGCTGCCCGCGCCGCAGCGGGTGCTCGCCGCGATGTCGCACTGGGAAGCGCATACGCGCCTGCGCTTCGTGCCGCGCACCACACAGGCCGACTACGTCACCTTCCGGTCGGGCAACGGCTGCTCCTCGAATGTCGGCCGCATGGGCGGGCAGCAGTTCGTCACGCTCGGGTCGGGCTGCACCACGGGGAACGCGCTGCATGAAATCGGGCATGTGCTGGGGTTGTGGCACGAGCAGGCCCGCGCGGACCGGGACCGCCACGTGCGCGTGCACCTGGAGAACGTGGAGGAGGGCTACGCGTATGCCTTCGACACGTTCGTCCAGCGGGGAGAGGATGGGCGGAGCGCGGGGCCGTACAGGATCGACTCGCTCATGCACTACGCGTCCGACGCCTTCTCCGCCAACGGGTTGCCCACGCTCACGCTGTTGGATGGGACGCCCTTCTACGCGAACCGGGAGGTGCCCACGGCGGGAGACATCTGCGCCGTGAGGCGGCTGCACGGGTTCGGCCGCCACTCCGACCTCGACGGCGACGGCCGCGCCGAGCTCGTCATCGGCGCGCCGGGCGAGGACGTGGGGACGGGCGTGGACCAGGGGGCCGTCAGCATCTTCATGGGCGCGGCGGGAGGACTGGGCTCGACGGGCCTCTGGCTGCACCGTGACGTGGCGGGCGTGGAGGACGTGGCGGCGGACGGGGACCGCTTCGGCGCGGCGGTGGCCGTGGGGGACTTCAACGGGGACTGCCTCGCGGACGTGGCGGTGGGGGTGCCGGGGGACGACGTGAACGGCATCGTCGACGCGGGTTCGGTCCACGTGTTCCCGGGCTCGTTCCATGGCGTGGACCTGGCGGCCGACCGGGTGTTGCACCAGAACACGCCCGGCATCCCGGACAGCGCGGAGCTGGGGGACCAGTTCGGCGCCACGCTGGCGGTGGGCGACTTCAACGGCGATGGCTATGACGACCTGGCGGTGGGCGTGCCCTTCGAGGACTACGGCTCCTCGGCCATCGACTCGGGGCTCGTGACGGTGGTGTACGGCTCCGCGGCCGGCCTCACCGCGACGGGGGCACGGAGCTGGAGTCAGGCGTCCGCGCAGGTCCTCGAGGTCACCGAGAACGGAGACCGCTTCGGCTCCGCGCTGGCGGCGGGAGACTTCGACGGAGATGGCTTCGACGAGCTGGCGGTGGGCGTGCCCTTCGAGGACGTGGGCGCCGTGCCGGACGTGGGCGCGGTGAACGTCCTCCGCGGCTCCATCGACGGGCTGTCGAGCGCGGGCAACCAGCTCTGGAGCGCGGGCGGCGCGGGAGTGCCAGGCAGCGTGAGCGAGGGTGTCCGCTTCGGCTCCGCGCTGGCGGCGGGGGACTTCGATGGAGACGGCCGGAGCGAGCTGGCCATAGGCTCGCCCGGGCAGACGGTGGGCGTGGCGCCGCGCGCGGGCGCGGTGACGGTGTTGAGGGGGGACGCGTCGGGGCTCGTCTCCACGGGCGCGGTGGCGTGGTCGCAGGACTCGGCGGGCATCTCCGACGTGGCGGAGGTGGGGGATGGCTTCGGCTCCGCGCTCGTCGTCGAGGACTTCGATGGGGATGGCCACGCGGACCTCGCCGTCGGCGTGCCTTCGGAGAGCGTGGGCGCCGTGGTGGGGGCGGGGCTGGTGCACGTGTTGTACGGCGCTCCAGGTGGGCTCTCCGGCGCGCGTGAGCAGGTCTGGTCCCAGGCGGGCTCCGCCGTCGACGACGGCCCCGAGACCCTGGATGTCTTCGGCAACTGTCTGGCGACAGGGGACTTCGATGGCGACGGTGACGCGGAGCTGGCGGTGGGCGCGCCCTACGAGGACCTGGAGTGGGTCGTCGATTCGGGCGTGGTCCACGTGCTCTACAGCGCTGGGGCCAGTGGCCTCTCCCGCGTGGGGGAGCAGCGCGTGTCGCACGCGCCCTCGGGAGAGACGGAGCGGGGGGACGCGGTGGAGACGGGGGATGTCTTCGGCCTGGGACTCTAG